From Candidatus Krumholzibacteriia bacterium, one genomic window encodes:
- a CDS encoding RNA polymerase sigma-54 factor, which yields MDMKMTPSMKLGQRLVMTPKLQQALKLLQVPTLELEQILKQEMMQNPMLEEADLGDDEETTDEAEEQEEPTAEDEEAETDFDIEDYLDDGFKSIGWEPEQEELDERFERVAVAPESGTEKLINQLKLSVDTDLELEIGEYLVGSLNSDGFLSVDLDEVARVFETGVETVERVLAVIQDFDPPGIGARNLQEALLLQLRAQGRDDGLAAAVVRDHFDALKNRKFAEIAKELHVSPREVQEIAAEIGHLDPRPGLSTFGDDARYVTPDLVVEKVEGEYVVYLNDSNIPRLRVSRAYAEELSRNR from the coding sequence ATGGACATGAAGATGACCCCCTCCATGAAGCTCGGGCAGCGTCTCGTGATGACGCCCAAGCTCCAGCAGGCTCTCAAGCTCCTCCAGGTTCCCACGCTCGAACTCGAGCAGATCCTGAAGCAGGAGATGATGCAGAACCCCATGCTGGAGGAGGCCGACCTCGGCGACGACGAGGAGACCACCGACGAGGCCGAGGAACAGGAGGAGCCCACGGCCGAGGACGAAGAGGCCGAGACCGACTTCGACATCGAAGATTACCTCGACGACGGCTTCAAGAGCATCGGCTGGGAGCCCGAGCAGGAAGAACTCGACGAGCGCTTCGAGCGTGTCGCGGTCGCGCCGGAGAGCGGGACCGAGAAGCTGATCAACCAACTCAAACTCAGCGTCGACACCGATCTGGAACTTGAGATCGGCGAGTACCTGGTCGGCAGTCTGAACAGTGACGGCTTCCTGAGCGTGGACCTCGACGAGGTCGCGCGCGTGTTCGAGACCGGAGTCGAGACCGTCGAGCGCGTCCTGGCCGTGATCCAGGACTTCGACCCTCCCGGCATCGGAGCACGGAACCTGCAGGAGGCCCTTCTGCTGCAGCTGCGGGCCCAGGGACGGGACGACGGTCTCGCCGCCGCCGTCGTGCGGGACCACTTCGATGCGCTGAAGAACCGCAAGTTCGCCGAGATCGCCAAGGAACTGCATGTGAGCCCCAGAGAGGTCCAGGAGATCGCGGCCGAGATCGGTCACCTCGATCCGCGGCCCGGCCTGTCGACCTTCGGCGACGACGCGCGATACGTCACGCCCGACCTGGTGGTGGAGAAGGTCGAAGGCGAGTACGTGGTCTACCTGAACGACTCGAACATCCCGCGGCTGCGCGTGAGCCGGGCCTACGCCGAGGAACTCAGCCGAAACCGCA
- the lptB gene encoding LPS export ABC transporter ATP-binding protein, producing MARKSLSCDALAKVYRSRRVVDGVRLQVETGEVVGLLGPNGAGKTTTFYMIVGFIKPAAGRVYLDDEDISRLPMYKRARRGIGYLPQEASIFRRMTVEDNVRAILETMTMSKSEREDRCDQLLEELGVSHIRKSRGFQLSGGERRRVEIARALATEPAFILLDEPFAGIDPIAVQDIQTIVGGLKDRGLGVLITDHNVHETLSITDRAYILHEGRIAVSGTPEEIVADEDARRIYLGESFRLERA from the coding sequence ATGGCACGGAAGTCGCTGTCCTGTGATGCGCTCGCGAAGGTGTACCGCTCCCGGCGGGTCGTGGACGGTGTTCGTCTGCAGGTCGAAACGGGAGAGGTGGTCGGTCTCCTGGGGCCGAACGGCGCGGGCAAGACCACGACCTTCTACATGATCGTGGGCTTCATCAAACCGGCCGCCGGACGTGTGTACCTCGACGACGAGGACATCAGCCGGTTGCCGATGTACAAGCGGGCTCGCCGTGGGATCGGGTATCTCCCGCAGGAAGCGTCGATCTTCCGCCGAATGACCGTCGAGGACAACGTGCGAGCCATTCTCGAGACCATGACCATGTCGAAGAGCGAGCGCGAGGATCGTTGCGACCAGTTGCTCGAAGAGCTCGGCGTGAGCCACATCCGCAAGAGCCGCGGGTTCCAGTTGTCGGGTGGGGAACGCCGGCGCGTCGAGATCGCGCGTGCACTCGCGACCGAGCCGGCCTTCATCCTCCTCGACGAACCCTTCGCGGGCATCGATCCGATCGCCGTCCAGGACATCCAGACCATCGTCGGGGGCCTGAAGGACCGGGGCCTCGGCGTACTGATCACCGATCACAACGTCCACGAGACGTTGAGCATCACCGACCGCGCGTACATCCTGCACGAGGGCAGGATCGCGGTGTCGGGGACACCCGAGGAGATCGTCGCCGACGAGGACGCCCGGCGCATCTACCTGGGTGAGAGCTTCCGTCTCGAACGTGCCTGA
- the lptC gene encoding LPS export ABC transporter periplasmic protein LptC has protein sequence MVLLALLTVGCGEEPEPTPPGVDQLPTQRTYDYSTRHSRDAVPEWELFGNVAEQYEGEDTMYLTGVRMVFYRDGETDAVLTSDRGEVDQETEATVARGNVVVVTDDGRRLESEVLHWDPERELIHTEAFVRFTEGDQVLTGYGLETDPDLTNVQIQRDVKGVARDETGTSDPEGR, from the coding sequence GTGGTGCTGCTGGCGCTGCTGACCGTCGGGTGTGGCGAGGAGCCCGAGCCGACCCCGCCGGGCGTCGACCAGCTCCCGACGCAGCGCACCTACGACTACTCCACGCGCCATTCGCGCGACGCGGTCCCGGAGTGGGAGCTGTTCGGCAACGTGGCCGAGCAGTACGAGGGCGAGGACACCATGTATCTCACCGGCGTCCGCATGGTCTTCTATCGGGACGGCGAGACCGACGCGGTGCTGACGTCGGACCGCGGTGAGGTCGACCAGGAGACCGAGGCCACGGTCGCGCGCGGCAACGTGGTGGTGGTGACCGATGACGGCCGCCGGCTCGAGAGCGAGGTGCTGCACTGGGACCCCGAGCGCGAGCTGATCCACACCGAGGCCTTCGTCCGATTCACCGAGGGTGACCAGGTGTTGACCGGCTACGGTCTCGAGACCGACCCGGACCTGACCAACGTGCAGATCCAGCGCGACGTGAAGGGTGTCGCGAGGGACGAAACGGGCACTTCGGACCCGGAAGGGCGGTAA
- a CDS encoding lysophospholipid acyltransferase family protein, with the protein MTILRHPAGAAEGALASPRGTSISRFRRARRLVFHGVVRSLVGGVRRAPRPLAEATLVGLARLARATRTRERSVARRQVRAAFPDLSVSVADRVADASWTRLARDLVDMVRADAPPEIDARSARCLDDARARGPVLLLMAHLGAWELVGPALSARMAPFGALTANPHNDRVDAWLRAERAARGVTVFDRDRDLGSAARWLRRGGTLAVLADHRPRGAHVLAPWFHGRVPTTTGPGRLAHGAGATILPVGVARRGRRHHLLVGEGFRPAGDATTDARRCNAALEELVRQDPEGWTWIHAREQE; encoded by the coding sequence ATGACCATCCTGCGACACCCGGCCGGCGCTGCGGAGGGCGCCCTGGCGAGCCCTCGGGGGACCTCGATCTCGCGGTTCCGGCGGGCACGGCGGCTCGTGTTCCACGGGGTCGTGCGGAGTCTGGTCGGAGGCGTGCGCCGCGCTCCGCGCCCGCTGGCCGAGGCGACGCTGGTCGGCCTGGCCCGCCTCGCCCGGGCGACCCGGACCCGGGAGCGCTCCGTGGCCCGGCGACAGGTCCGCGCGGCCTTTCCCGATCTCTCCGTCTCCGTCGCCGATCGCGTGGCCGACGCCTCCTGGACGCGGCTCGCCCGTGATCTGGTCGACATGGTCCGGGCGGATGCTCCGCCGGAGATCGACGCGCGCAGCGCCCGTTGCCTCGACGACGCACGGGCACGCGGACCCGTGCTGTTGCTGATGGCCCACCTCGGGGCCTGGGAGCTCGTCGGACCGGCACTGTCGGCGCGCATGGCACCCTTCGGGGCGTTGACCGCGAATCCGCACAACGATCGGGTCGATGCGTGGCTGCGCGCCGAGAGGGCCGCGCGCGGGGTCACGGTGTTCGATCGCGATCGCGATCTGGGCTCCGCCGCCCGCTGGCTGCGTCGGGGTGGCACCCTTGCCGTCCTGGCCGACCACCGGCCGCGCGGGGCCCACGTACTCGCACCATGGTTCCACGGGCGGGTGCCGACCACGACGGGACCGGGACGCCTGGCGCACGGCGCCGGGGCCACGATCCTCCCGGTGGGAGTCGCGCGCCGCGGTCGGCGGCACCACCTGCTCGTGGGAGAGGGCTTCCGGCCCGCGGGCGACGCCACGACCGACGCTCGTCGTTGCAACGCGGCCCTCGAAGAACTCGTCCGTCAGGATCCGGAGGGGTGGACGTGGATCCACGCACGCGAACAGGAGTGA
- a CDS encoding KpsF/GutQ family sugar-phosphate isomerase encodes MSGERVLARGREVLRREGEALVALSEGLDERFVTAVQWTLDCRGRVLVTGLGKSGIVARKVAATLTATGTPALFVHPVEALHGDLGIATADDLLLAISRSGDNVEILDLVASLRMHGVRSIGLTCRPDSELARRADLALPTPIDGEACPLGLSPTTSVVAAVAMGDALAMAVLDESGFGPEDFALLHPRGALGRGLTLTVRDLMHEGDDLPLVGVGTSVRELLPVITGKRLGCACVVDATGALRGFVSDGDVRRLLGSDTDPLARTVDSFMTRSPRTVTSGVLVRDALDAMESNEPGPITQLVVVEGTRPVGVLHIHDVLRAGVRPS; translated from the coding sequence ATGAGCGGCGAGCGGGTGCTGGCCCGCGGCCGCGAGGTCCTGCGTCGCGAGGGCGAGGCGCTCGTCGCCCTCTCCGAGGGTCTCGACGAACGCTTCGTGACCGCCGTGCAGTGGACGCTCGACTGTCGTGGTCGGGTACTGGTCACCGGACTCGGCAAGAGCGGAATCGTGGCCCGGAAGGTCGCGGCGACGCTCACGGCCACCGGAACCCCTGCGTTGTTCGTGCACCCCGTCGAAGCACTCCACGGCGACCTGGGCATCGCCACCGCCGACGACCTGCTGCTCGCGATCAGTCGCAGCGGCGACAACGTCGAGATCCTCGATCTGGTCGCGTCGCTACGGATGCACGGCGTTCGAAGCATCGGTCTCACGTGTCGACCCGACAGCGAGCTGGCGCGGCGGGCGGATCTGGCCCTGCCCACGCCGATCGACGGCGAGGCCTGCCCGCTGGGACTCTCGCCCACCACGAGCGTGGTGGCCGCCGTCGCGATGGGCGACGCGCTGGCCATGGCCGTGCTCGACGAGAGCGGCTTCGGTCCCGAGGACTTCGCGCTGCTGCATCCGCGCGGTGCCCTGGGCCGGGGCCTGACCCTGACCGTGCGCGATCTGATGCACGAAGGCGACGACCTTCCCCTGGTCGGTGTGGGCACGAGTGTCCGAGAGCTGCTCCCGGTGATCACCGGCAAGCGGCTGGGGTGTGCCTGTGTGGTCGATGCCACGGGTGCCCTCCGGGGTTTCGTGAGTGACGGAGACGTCCGGCGTCTGCTCGGGAGCGACACCGACCCCCTGGCCCGGACCGTGGACAGCTTCATGACCCGCTCGCCACGGACCGTCACGTCCGGCGTGCTGGTCCGGGACGCCCTCGACGCGATGGAGTCGAACGAACCCGGTCCGATCACCCAACTGGTGGTGGTCGAGGGGACGCGGCCGGTCGGAGTGCTCCACATCCACGACGTCCTGAGGGCCGGAGTCCGGCCGTCCTGA
- a CDS encoding HAD-IIIA family hydrolase, with translation MTGPTPPPDVDGVVFDVDGCLTDGTLHYGSDGESTKVFHARDGLGMAMLRDCHVRMAVISGRASPIIQSRLRELGVTVFKFRRMDKGRAIEELAEEWSLAPARMAAMGDDLVDLPMLRSVGFAAAPADADPRVQRVAHRVLGQPGGRGAARELAELVLRARGDWEGITARFQLEDRR, from the coding sequence ATGACCGGACCGACTCCGCCGCCCGACGTCGACGGTGTCGTCTTCGACGTCGACGGGTGTCTGACCGACGGCACCCTCCACTACGGCTCCGACGGCGAGAGCACCAAGGTCTTCCACGCCCGCGACGGCCTGGGCATGGCCATGCTCCGCGACTGTCATGTGCGCATGGCGGTGATCAGTGGGCGCGCGAGTCCGATCATCCAGTCGCGCCTGCGTGAACTCGGCGTGACCGTCTTCAAGTTCCGGCGCATGGACAAGGGCCGCGCGATCGAGGAATTGGCGGAGGAGTGGTCGTTGGCGCCGGCACGGATGGCCGCCATGGGCGACGACCTCGTCGACCTGCCCATGCTGCGCAGCGTGGGGTTCGCGGCCGCGCCCGCCGACGCCGACCCGCGGGTGCAGCGGGTCGCGCACCGCGTGCTCGGTCAGCCGGGAGGGCGCGGTGCGGCACGCGAACTCGCCGAACTCGTCCTGCGGGCACGCGGCGACTGGGAGGGGATCACCGCCCGCTTCCAGTTGGAGGACCGGCGATGA
- the kdsA gene encoding 3-deoxy-8-phosphooctulonate synthase encodes MAAAHRFDVGGVRVGRGEPLLVIAGPCVLEDAEEMIAVARSMAGLCGRLGLGYVFKSSFLKDNRTRGVSPRGPGIDAGVELLRRIRREVGCPVLTDVHLPEEVEALAAAGVDVLQVPAFLSRQSRLLEAAGASGCVVNVKKGQFLAPEDLVHVAEKVRAAGGERILLTERGTSFGYHDLVVDFRGFAVARDLGWPWIFDVTHSLQRPSGAGGVSGGTPSLAPMMARAAVAAGVDGLFLEVHPDPARALSDATTQLPLGSVESWLPLVARLHRDVAEARDSEAASS; translated from the coding sequence ATGGCCGCGGCGCATCGCTTCGACGTGGGTGGTGTCCGCGTGGGGCGGGGCGAGCCGCTGCTGGTGATCGCGGGCCCCTGCGTGCTCGAGGATGCCGAGGAGATGATCGCGGTGGCGCGGTCCATGGCGGGCCTCTGCGGGCGACTGGGGTTGGGCTACGTCTTCAAGTCGAGTTTCCTCAAGGACAACCGCACGCGCGGGGTCAGTCCCCGCGGACCCGGGATCGACGCCGGGGTCGAGTTGTTGCGCCGGATCCGTCGCGAAGTCGGTTGCCCGGTGCTCACGGACGTGCACCTGCCCGAGGAGGTCGAGGCCCTCGCCGCGGCCGGAGTGGACGTCCTGCAGGTACCGGCGTTCCTCTCGCGGCAGAGCCGGCTGCTCGAAGCCGCCGGTGCGAGTGGATGCGTGGTCAACGTCAAGAAGGGACAGTTCCTCGCTCCCGAGGACCTGGTCCATGTGGCCGAGAAGGTTCGTGCCGCCGGCGGCGAGCGAATCCTGTTGACCGAGCGTGGCACCAGTTTCGGCTACCACGACCTGGTGGTCGACTTTCGCGGCTTCGCCGTGGCGCGCGACCTCGGTTGGCCCTGGATCTTCGACGTCACCCACTCCCTGCAGCGCCCGAGCGGGGCCGGTGGAGTGAGCGGGGGGACCCCCTCGCTGGCGCCCATGATGGCGCGGGCCGCGGTCGCGGCCGGAGTCGATGGTCTGTTCCTCGAGGTGCACCCCGATCCGGCGCGCGCGCTGTCGGACGCCACGACGCAGCTCCCACTCGGCTCGGTCGAGTCGTGGTTGCCCCTGGTCGCGCGGCTGCACCGCGACGTCGCCGAGGCACGCGACTCCGAGGCGGCGTCGTCATGA
- a CDS encoding CTP synthase, whose translation MSAADGIEAPRKAGSNTRYVFVTGGVVSSLGKGIATASLGKLLKARGLSVILQKFDPYLNVDPGTMNPFQHGEVFVTEDGAETDLDLGHYERFLDQNLSQLHNVTTGQIYDTILSRERKGEYLGRTVQVIPHVTDEIKHRIKLPAIKAPEDAPVDVVITEIGGTVGDIESLPFVEAIRQMRLDLGSGRSLFIHLTLVPWIETAGELKTKPTQHSVREMRGIGIQPDVLVARCKTGLPSDVRRKIALFCNVDEECVIDALDVESIYEVPLRLQAQHLDEIVCRKLDLPLPDIDLEGWRRIVDGIYNATEEVRIALVGKYTGLKDAYKSIIESFVHAGVTNGVRVEIDWVSAEAVADDGPAVHLSRADGVLIPGGFGERGIEGKIAAVRHARENGVPFLGICLGLQVAVIEYARGVMGLNKANSTELGSETPDPVIALMSEQEGIEDLGGTMRLGTYPCELREGTVARRLYGKDLVQERHRHRYEVNNNYRDRLEAAGMIFSGVSPDGVLAEIVEIPEHPFFVGVQFHPELRSRPERVHPLFHGLVEAAAKHHRTRTTMAAESGAGPRPETEEA comes from the coding sequence GTGAGCGCTGCCGACGGAATCGAAGCCCCGCGCAAGGCGGGGTCGAACACCAGGTACGTCTTCGTCACCGGAGGCGTCGTGTCGAGCCTCGGCAAGGGCATCGCCACCGCGTCGCTGGGCAAGCTGCTCAAGGCACGCGGCCTGAGCGTGATCCTGCAGAAGTTCGACCCGTACCTGAACGTCGACCCGGGGACCATGAACCCCTTCCAGCACGGCGAGGTGTTCGTGACCGAGGACGGCGCCGAGACCGACCTCGATCTGGGCCACTACGAGCGCTTCCTCGACCAGAACCTCAGCCAGCTCCACAACGTCACCACGGGGCAGATCTACGACACGATCCTCAGCCGCGAGCGCAAGGGTGAGTACCTGGGCCGAACGGTGCAGGTCATCCCGCACGTGACCGACGAGATCAAGCACCGCATCAAGCTGCCGGCGATCAAGGCACCGGAGGACGCGCCGGTCGACGTCGTGATCACCGAGATCGGCGGGACCGTGGGCGACATCGAGTCGCTGCCCTTCGTCGAGGCGATCCGACAGATGCGTCTCGACCTCGGGAGCGGTCGCAGCCTGTTCATCCATCTCACGCTGGTGCCGTGGATCGAGACCGCCGGCGAGTTGAAGACCAAGCCGACGCAGCACTCCGTGCGGGAGATGCGCGGGATCGGGATCCAGCCCGACGTGCTGGTCGCTCGCTGCAAGACGGGGCTGCCGTCCGACGTGCGGCGCAAGATCGCGCTGTTCTGCAACGTCGACGAGGAGTGCGTGATCGACGCCCTCGACGTCGAGAGCATCTACGAGGTGCCCCTGCGGCTGCAGGCCCAGCATCTCGACGAGATCGTCTGCCGGAAGCTCGACCTGCCCCTGCCCGACATCGATCTCGAGGGCTGGCGTCGGATCGTCGACGGGATCTACAACGCCACCGAAGAGGTCCGGATCGCGCTCGTGGGCAAGTACACCGGTCTGAAGGACGCCTACAAGAGCATCATCGAATCCTTCGTCCACGCCGGAGTCACCAATGGCGTGCGCGTCGAGATCGACTGGGTCAGTGCCGAGGCCGTGGCCGACGACGGTCCGGCCGTCCATCTGTCGCGCGCCGACGGCGTGCTGATCCCGGGTGGGTTCGGCGAGCGGGGCATCGAGGGCAAGATCGCCGCCGTGCGTCATGCGCGCGAGAACGGGGTTCCCTTCCTCGGGATCTGCCTCGGACTGCAGGTCGCGGTCATCGAGTACGCGCGCGGCGTGATGGGGCTGAACAAGGCGAACAGCACGGAGCTCGGGTCCGAAACCCCCGACCCCGTGATCGCACTGATGAGCGAACAGGAGGGGATCGAGGACCTCGGTGGGACCATGCGCCTGGGTACCTACCCCTGCGAGCTGCGCGAGGGAACCGTGGCGCGCCGGCTGTACGGCAAGGACCTCGTGCAGGAGCGGCACCGGCATCGCTACGAGGTGAACAACAACTACCGAGACCGGCTCGAGGCGGCGGGGATGATCTTCAGCGGGGTGTCGCCGGACGGGGTGCTGGCCGAGATCGTCGAGATCCCCGAGCATCCCTTCTTCGTCGGCGTGCAGTTCCACCCCGAGCTGCGCAGTCGTCCGGAGCGGGTGCATCCCCTCTTCCACGGTCTGGTCGAGGCGGCGGCCAAGCATCACCGTACGCGGACGACGATGGCGGCCGAGTCCGGTGCCGGCCCCCGGCCCGAGACCGAGGAGGCCTGA
- the kdsB gene encoding 3-deoxy-manno-octulosonate cytidylyltransferase → MNGSPESVPGPVLAVVPARWESSRFPGKVLVPLAGRPVLAWVLDAVSAARRVDAVLVATDEPRVAEAAAVLGVEAVLTSSEHASGTDRIGEAVRGRDAAVVVNVQGDEPLVPPEAIDTLIATLLDDPEADVGTLACPLEDDERDDPNSVKVVITDAGRALYFSRADVPAVHPTAHRRVPSLRHVGLYAYRRTALDRFLTLAPTRLEQQEGLEQLRLLEAGARFAVGTVPSHPRGIDTPEDLARCERVLAPRGGAL, encoded by the coding sequence ATGAACGGATCTCCCGAGTCCGTCCCCGGGCCCGTCCTGGCCGTGGTTCCCGCCCGATGGGAGAGCTCGCGCTTCCCCGGCAAGGTCCTGGTACCCCTGGCCGGCCGCCCGGTCCTCGCCTGGGTGCTCGACGCCGTCAGCGCAGCGCGACGGGTCGACGCGGTGCTGGTCGCGACCGACGAACCACGGGTGGCGGAGGCCGCGGCGGTCCTGGGGGTGGAGGCCGTCCTGACCTCTTCGGAGCACGCGAGCGGGACCGATCGCATCGGTGAGGCGGTGCGGGGTCGTGACGCGGCCGTCGTCGTGAACGTCCAGGGCGACGAGCCCCTGGTTCCGCCCGAGGCCATCGACACCCTGATCGCCACGTTGCTCGACGATCCCGAGGCGGACGTGGGGACCCTGGCCTGCCCGCTGGAGGATGACGAACGGGACGATCCGAACTCGGTCAAGGTCGTCATCACCGACGCCGGGCGCGCCCTGTACTTCTCGCGGGCCGACGTCCCGGCCGTGCATCCCACCGCCCACCGGCGGGTCCCTTCGCTCCGGCACGTAGGCCTCTACGCCTATCGCCGGACCGCGCTCGACCGGTTCCTGACCCTCGCCCCGACACGCCTCGAGCAGCAGGAGGGCCTCGAGCAGCTCCGCCTGCTCGAGGCAGGGGCTCGCTTCGCCGTGGGTACCGTCCCGTCGCACCCCAGGGGCATCGATACGCCCGAGGATCTGGCCCGCTGCGAGCGGGTCCTGGCGCCGCGCGGGGGCGCGTTGTAG
- the rpmA gene encoding 50S ribosomal protein L27: MAHKKGVGSSRNGRDSNPKMLGVKAFGGQQVPAGSILVRQRGTRIYPGRNVGIGGDDTLFAKADGEVRFERWGRERRRVHVIPADVAGE; this comes from the coding sequence ATGGCACACAAGAAGGGTGTGGGTTCGAGTCGGAACGGACGCGACAGCAATCCGAAGATGTTGGGAGTGAAGGCCTTCGGTGGTCAGCAGGTCCCCGCCGGCAGTATTCTGGTGCGGCAGCGCGGTACCCGGATCTACCCGGGACGCAACGTGGGGATCGGCGGCGACGACACGCTCTTCGCCAAGGCGGACGGTGAGGTCCGCTTCGAGCGATGGGGGCGGGAGCGGCGCCGCGTCCACGTGATCCCGGCCGACGTGGCCGGGGAGTGA
- the rplU gene encoding 50S ribosomal protein L21, with the protein MAERSAVVRIQDKQIRVRENDVVRVPRLHDEVGADVEIDDVLMLGGDEVKVGTPTVEGARVRATVVEHVRDKKLVVFKFKRRKNYRRTKGHRQGYTDLKITSIEG; encoded by the coding sequence ATGGCCGAGCGCAGCGCCGTGGTGCGCATCCAGGACAAGCAGATTCGCGTACGCGAGAACGACGTGGTTCGGGTTCCGCGGCTGCACGACGAGGTCGGTGCGGACGTCGAGATCGACGACGTGCTGATGCTCGGCGGCGACGAGGTCAAGGTCGGCACGCCGACCGTCGAGGGCGCCCGGGTGCGCGCGACGGTGGTGGAGCACGTCCGCGACAAGAAGCTGGTGGTGTTCAAGTTCAAGCGCCGCAAGAACTACCGGCGCACGAAGGGCCACCGGCAGGGGTACACCGATCTGAAGATCACGTCGATCGAGGGCTGA
- the trxB gene encoding thioredoxin-disulfide reductase, with the protein MSDVRKAAVIGSGPAGLTAALYLARANLEPLVLEGQQPGGQLTITTDVENYPGFPDGIQGPEMMDLFRRQAQRFGAESQFRTVTEVDFDERPFTMTLDNGDTVKAHSVIISTGSTAKWLGLPGEEKLQGRGVSACATCDGFFFKGEKVAVVGGGDTAMEEALFLTKFAEQVTVIHRRDELRASKIMQERAFKNPKIDWEWNTVVVDVLGEEKVTGVRLRNIESGEERERMVGGYFAAIGHKPNTELFVGKLDMDESGYLVTHDDVLTKFEGVYACGDVQDKIYRQAVSAAGSGCMAAIRAERWLAERGIE; encoded by the coding sequence ATGAGTGACGTCCGCAAAGCCGCGGTGATCGGATCCGGGCCCGCAGGGCTCACCGCCGCCCTCTACCTGGCCCGCGCGAACCTCGAGCCCCTGGTCCTCGAAGGCCAGCAGCCGGGTGGGCAGCTGACCATCACCACCGACGTGGAGAACTACCCGGGCTTTCCCGACGGCATCCAGGGCCCCGAGATGATGGACCTCTTCCGTCGCCAGGCCCAGCGCTTCGGCGCCGAGAGCCAGTTCCGGACCGTGACCGAGGTGGACTTCGACGAGCGCCCGTTCACGATGACCCTCGACAACGGCGACACCGTGAAGGCCCACTCGGTGATCATCTCGACCGGCAGCACCGCCAAGTGGCTGGGGCTACCCGGCGAGGAGAAGCTACAGGGTCGGGGCGTCAGCGCCTGCGCCACCTGTGACGGCTTCTTCTTCAAGGGCGAGAAGGTCGCCGTGGTCGGTGGCGGCGACACCGCCATGGAGGAAGCGCTGTTCCTGACCAAGTTCGCCGAGCAGGTCACGGTGATCCACCGTCGAGACGAGCTACGCGCGAGCAAGATCATGCAGGAGCGCGCCTTCAAGAACCCGAAGATCGACTGGGAATGGAACACCGTCGTCGTCGACGTGCTCGGCGAGGAGAAGGTCACCGGGGTACGCCTTCGCAACATCGAGTCCGGCGAGGAACGCGAGCGGATGGTCGGCGGCTACTTCGCGGCGATCGGCCACAAGCCGAACACCGAACTATTCGTCGGGAAGCTCGACATGGACGAGAGCGGCTATCTGGTCACCCACGACGACGTGTTGACGAAGTTCGAGGGCGTGTACGCCTGCGGCGACGTCCAGGACAAGATCTATCGGCAGGCGGTATCGGCCGCAGGATCGGGCTGCATGGCGGCGATCCGCGCCGAGCGCTGGCTCGCGGAACGGGGCATCGAGTAG
- the folE gene encoding GTP cyclohydrolase I FolE, with the protein MDPLQSAIRTMLEQLGENPERQGLRKTPERVAASMKFLTQGYHRDVEAEIGDAVFDSDNREMVLVRDIDFYSLCEHHMLPFFGRAHVAYLPDGKIVGLSKLARVVDVFGRRLQVQENLTTQIAQCLQDHLNPKGVAVVIEAQHLCMMMRGVEKQNSLTVTSEMVGEFRDNASTRAEFLNLIARRFG; encoded by the coding sequence ATGGATCCCCTGCAGTCCGCGATCCGCACCATGCTCGAGCAGCTGGGCGAGAACCCCGAGCGTCAGGGTCTGCGGAAGACCCCCGAGCGGGTCGCCGCCTCGATGAAGTTCCTCACCCAGGGCTACCACCGCGACGTCGAGGCCGAGATCGGCGACGCCGTCTTCGACAGCGACAACCGCGAAATGGTGCTGGTGCGCGACATCGACTTCTACAGCCTGTGCGAGCACCACATGCTGCCCTTCTTCGGACGAGCGCACGTGGCCTACCTGCCCGACGGAAAGATCGTGGGGTTGAGCAAGCTGGCGCGTGTGGTCGACGTGTTCGGGCGGCGCCTGCAGGTGCAGGAGAACCTCACCACGCAGATCGCACAGTGCCTGCAGGATCACCTCAACCCGAAGGGTGTGGCGGTTGTGATCGAGGCCCAGCACCTGTGCATGATGATGCGTGGGGTCGAGAAGCAGAACTCGTTGACGGTGACCAGCGAGATGGTGGGGGAGTTCCGCGACAACGCCTCCACGCGGGCGGAATTCCTGAACCTGATCGCGCGGCGTTTCGGCTGA